A genomic segment from Diadema setosum chromosome 11, eeDiaSeto1, whole genome shotgun sequence encodes:
- the LOC140235100 gene encoding protein sprouty homolog 2-like isoform X2, with translation MAQDGGDLVVRQPSSVLGLPAVTRPTLLPPGWRSRNLRSLRTATGDEARPNDYVDPNTDRLNGRNNNESPNSLSSENSGDEGSEPSRTDLIVVSDPKGKAKVLKVIKPKDDKREVIATTPDTELHSTSDNTLSKDPFPCPQCGYCRCEKCRRSNRLPEAWCCNGRCACSPESVLDCCTCLCCVQSLFYHCARESDREYAYCTDDPCSCRPHRRCARWTCLSVLTLVLPCLCCYLPGRGAIEAYRQCYSQGRRGCECSHWETSEVYSAL, from the coding sequence ATGGCCCAAGATGGTGGAGACTTGGTAGTACGGCAGCCTTCGTCTGTTCTCGgcttgccggcagtgacacgccCTACCCTTCTCCCACCAGGCTGGCGTAGTCGGAACCTCCGCTCCCTGCGAACTGCCACTGGAGATGAAGCGAGGCCCAACGATTACGTCGACCCCAACACCGATAGACTAAACGGTCGAAACAACAATGAGTCGCCGAATTCGCTGTCCAGTGAGAATTCCGGTGATGAGGGCAGCGAACCTTCGAGGACTGATCTCATAGTGGTCAGCGATCCTAAGGGGAAAGCAAAAGTGCTCAAAGTTATCAAACCCAAGGACGACAAGAGGGAAGTGATCGCCACTACCCCCGACACGGAGTTGCATAGTACCAGTGACAATACACTGAGCAAGGATCCCTTTCCCTGTCCTCAATGTGGGTATTGTCGGTGTGAGAAGTGCAGGAGAAGCAACCGACTTCCTGAGGCGTGGTGTTGCAACGGTCGGTGCGCGTGTTCTCCTGAAAGTGTACTTGACTGCTGCACCTGCTTATGTTGCGTGCAAAGCTTATTCTATCACTGTGCAAGAGAATCGGACAGGGAATACGCGTACTGCACGGACGACCCGTGTTCGTGCAGACCGCATCGACGCTGTGCTAGGTGGACTTGTTTGAGTGTATTAACCCTAGTCTTGCCTTGCTTATGTTGTTACCTGCCAGGACGAGGGGCAATCGAGGCCTACAGACAATGTTACTCTCAGGGAAGACGGGGATGTGAGTGTAGCCATTGGGAGACGAGTGAAGTGTACAGCGCCTTATGA
- the LOC140235367 gene encoding uncharacterized protein, with product MAEPNVETQPNVETTRGSPSSDSGASSSPAVNAAGTIKLPPFWRADPQVWFAQAEAQFTTKGITREETKYSHVIATLTPDVAMEVRDIIINTPKDTPYTVLKRQLTERMSESEQRRVQKLLTEEELGDRKPSQLLRRMNQLVGEQQLEKGIMRQLFLQRLPNSVRLILASTKETLPLTELAELADRILDAHIPTVNMVDPPVVASAAVAPSTAQLDELVSLLQGIETRLKRLEIGAKAAKNRSRSRSRSRGRARKKEEANAGNAPAETEQQPADLCWYHHKYGDKAERCKAGCKHFPAGN from the coding sequence ATGGCTGAGCCTAACGTTGAGACTCAGCCTAATGTTGAGACTACTCGTGGTTCACCTAGTTCAGATTCAGGTGCTAGCTCTAGCCCGGCAGTCAATGCCGCGGGAACCATCAAATTACCTCCATTTTGGAGGGCTGACCCACAGGTTTGGTTTGCGCAGGCGGAGGCGCAGTTCACGACCAAGGGTATCACGAGGGAGGAAACCAAGTACTCCCACGTGATAGCTACGCTAACGCCGGATGTTGCTATGGAGGTGCGCGACATTATCATTAACACTCCAAAAGACACCCCATATACCGTCTTAAAGCGGCAATTGACAGAGCGCATGTCAGAGTCTGAACAACGCAGAGTTCAGAAATTATTGACGGAGGAGGAGCTCGGCGACCGCAAGCCCTCCCAGCTGCTTCGTCGAATGAATCAGCTGGTCGGCGAGCAGCAGCTAGAGAAAGGCATAATGCGACAGTTGTTTTTACAACGATTGCCGAATAGCGTGCGTCTAATCTTGGCGTCCACTAAAGAAACCCTGCCACTGACCGAGCTCGCCGAACTCGCAGACAGAATCCTCGACGCGCATATTCCGACCGTGAACATGGTAGACCCTCCCGTCGTCGCGAGCGCAGCGGTGGCACCCTCCACCGCACAGCTTGACGAGCTCGTAAGTCTGCTCCAAGGCATTGAAACCCGACTCAAGCGGCTAGAAATAGGCGCGAAGGCAGCCAAAAATCGAAGTCGTAGTCGCAGCCGTAGCCGTGGTCGCGCCCGAAAGAAAGAGGAGGCCAACGCAGGCAATGCACCAGCTGAAACGGAGCAACAGCCAGCCGATTTGTGTTGGTACCATCACAAATATGGTGACAAAGCAGAGCGATGCAAGGCGGGATGCAAGCATTTCCCAGCGGGAAACTAG